CATCCGCTCACGCTTTCTGGGAGGAACCGCGGCAGGGGAGCTGCCTGAATATCGCTACTTCGGCATCGGCGGACTGGGATCTGTGGCGGCTAATCCCTACAAAAGCCAGACCGGTGACAGGATGATTCAGATGAATGTAGAACTTGTCTTCCTGCCAGACTTTCTGGACGACGACTGGTTTATCGCCCTTTTCACTGATGTCGGTCACGCCTGGATGCACATAGATCATGGATTCACAGATTTCAATACTATAAGCGCAGATGCAGTTACCGCTATCGGTGTGGGAATCGGAGGCGAAGATATGGATTGGCGCTTCAATATCGCCCGGCCGCTGGATGGTAGGGATACGTGGCAGACAACCTTGCGGTTCAATATGAACTTCTGAGGGATTCGTGAGACAAGTAGTCTTGACGATTGCTCTCTTCATGTCGATGATTTCGGCGGAAGTGATCGAAGCACTCGATCTTGAGGGCGGTGAAGAACGAAGGAACGGTCTACGCTGTAGATGTGGACAGCGAGATGATAGGTTTTGTAAGCGACATGGCAATTGATGACCGAGGATATGACGCTGTACGGGCTGTGCTGGCTGAATACAATGATCCCTTGCTCCCAACTGGTGAAATCGACCTTATATTCACCTGCAACACCTACCATCATATGCAAAATCGGAGCATCTATTTTCACAACATCAGGAAGGCACTACGTAACGAGGGGAGAGTCGCCATCATAGATTTTGACAATAGAAACTGGCTCATAAAGCTGCTCGGTCACTGGACTCTAAGGGAGACTGTCATCGATGAACTGGAAGCGGCCGGTTTCGCCCTGCAGGCCGATCACGAATTCCTCGACAGGCAGTTCCTACTGATCTTCACTGAAAGTGAATAATCGAGCACAGGCGATGATGGGAATTATCTGTCGCCGGAATGGGGTGATCTGAGGTTTTCTGAGAGAAACTTCTCCAACTCTTCAACCATAAATTCACCGGTCACAAAATAGACGGAATCCTTATTACCACACACTATCAGTATATGGAAGGGTGTTCCCCATCCTCTTTTGTCATCAAGCAGTTTCCGCAGTCTGTAGTGGGTCGTCGTCTCACGCAATGCTTTCACTTTTGCGGGAATCTCTCCGTAGACGTACGGAATGGTCAAATGATGCTTCTTGACGAAACCATCTCGCCATTTGTCTTTCGGTGAATATTCAGCCACCATAGTCATCTCAAGACCCCGGTCATGCCACTCGCGGTAGATACTTTCTACATAAGGCGCTTCGTAGTGGCAATTCTTGCACCACGCCGCCATGAACGAGATGATCAGAACATCTGGGTATCCGCTCTTTTCGTACTTGTCTAGAACTCCTGTTTTCGCTCCCTGGGGCGTCGTAACTGGGAAATTGATCAGTTCTTTGATAGCCGGATGGGAGGAAATGCGGATACTGGAATATTCATGCTCATTTTGCACAACCGAGTCAGCCATCGATGACACCGTGAGCAACGCGGACAGCAGAACTAATTGAACCATGAACGAATCAGGAAGAAGGCACTTATTTCCCCTTTGGATGAAATAATCATGGCGGACATCGATACAAGCAGAACAAGCACGGCGAGCCTAAAGATCATATATCGTTTGGCGAGACGGTCAACAGCATCACCGACCTCGAGAGCTATCATCATTCTTTTGGATGTTCCTCTTGCGGCATGATAGAGTCCGATAGCAATGAGAGCCAACAAAATCTTGCCGTGCATCACAGGTACTCGAAGCCGGAAACTGTTTTCGATGAGCATCAGTATACCCAGCAGCGGTAGGAATGTGGAAGCGGGCATTTCCGTCCTGTCCGATAAGGCGCGGACGTTTCTCATTAGAGATACCCTCTCTTCGTTCGAACACATATTGAAACCTCTGAGGAATCTGAAATCGAGAGTAATAGCAAAAGCAACCCAGACAAGCATCAGAACAAAATGAAGAATTACATAAATGTCGTACATTACTCCTCCTCAAACCACTCTATGATTTTCCCAACATTATCAAATGAATTCACCAGCCAGGTGGGATTATGCTCCTCAATCTTCCTCTTCCACTCTGGTCTGCGGCAGACAATAAGCGAACTCACGCCGTTTTCATCTGCGATTCTGGCATCGTTGGGCGTATCCCCCACCAGAACCATCCTGTCATAGGTATAAGCCTGCGCCAGAGTGTCCCAGGCATGCTCACGCGCCACCCACAGCAAATCATCACGAGAAACCGCATCGTCCCCGAAGACGCCAAAAGCGAACTCCTTCCAGATGCCGAACCGCTTCAGCTTTACTTCTGCCGCCTCGCGAATATTCCCTGAAAGCAGACCGACACACCACCCGCGGGACTTACACGCTGTCACCAACGGCATGGCATCATCGTAGAGACGAGGCTTTTCGTACTCCGGATACTTCTTTCGCAGCCGCTGCAGATATTGATGGAGAATGTCATCTACTATTGCACTGATCTCCCCGTCAGTCCGTCCAAGTTTCGTAAGGGCGGTTCGTATAATGACAGGGTCCGTGAAGCCGGCCACGTCAGTTACCTGAAGTTCCGGAGATTGACCGACGACGTCAGTCACCACTTCGTCCATCAATTCTCTGGCGAGGGTACCGGGATCCAAAAGGGTGCCGTCAATATCAAAGAGGATGAGCCTGCTCTTTACCGATTCGTTCATCTGTTTTGAAACATGCGTCCAGATTATTTAAGGATCAGGGTACGGTGAGCACGCCCATGACTATTTCTTGAAACCCCTCAGCGAGTGAAACGAGAACTTTTTTCACGAGCAAAGTTTAGTGTCGGGGCAAACTGAAATCCAACGCAACTGTGTACTATACACGGATGACCCCACCGCTGCGCCCTGACTTAACGATTTCAACAATTGCATCCGCTACGGCGACCGGCGGCGTCCACTTGGAAAAGTCGGCCTCGGGCATTGCTTTCCGGTTTGCGGGTGTATCAATAATCATCGGCACAATAACGTTAGCCGTTATGCCGCTTTCCTTCCCCTCAAGGGCAATGGTCTTCGTCAGATTAACCACCGCCGCTTTGCTGACCGCGTAAGGCGCCGCCTGAGCCATACCGTTAAGAGCAACCGCCGAGCCAAAGTTTATGATGCAGCCAAACTGTTGCGCATTGAAGACGGGCAACGTCTTCCTGCAACAGTTGAGCATCGATATGAAGTTCAGATCAAACATTTTGGGCCAATCTTCAGATTCTGTCTCCTCAACCGATCCTCCCATGTTGAACCCTCCCACCACATTGATCCAAACGTGAAAAGAGTCAAGATGCCTGAGAACTTCCGAAACAAGAAAACCGACACTTGTCTGGTTCAGGATGTTCGCTGTGACTTCGAAGCGGTTACCGCCCAGGCTATGCCAATCCACTTCGACTCCCCTCGTAACACCTACTACCGCCCGGCATTTTTCACCCAGCACCTCCACAATGACTGAACCCGTAGCGCCGGACGCTCCCGTCACCACACAGATCATTTCATCCAGTTTCACGGAATCTCCCCTTTCATCCGCCTCAACTGTTCTCTCACGTGTGCCTGAAGTTCTTCCATGGACATATGCTGGTAGTCTTCATGGAGAATAAAGTCCCCCACATCGATACGTATGACTCCGGGCCTGAGCCGCCAATCAGTCTTGCGTTTGATCTCAAAGGCACCGTGAAAGACCATCGGTAAAATATCTGCTCCAGCTTCGCGAGCCAGATGAAAAGGACCCTTCTTGAACTCACGGATTCTGCCGGTCGTGGTGCGGGTCCCCTCCGGAGAAACGTAGACAGGAATACCTTTTTGTAGTGTCTCTTTCGCCATGTCGATGCTACGCATGGCCTCCTGCAGTTTTTTGCGCGGAATCGGAATTATTCCCCAGCGTTTCAACAGCGGGCCCCAGAGTGGAAGCTCGAACTGATAGGCGGCGCCGAGGGCAGTGACATAGCGATAGGCAACAGCTCCAAGGAGCAAGGCATCGAATATAGATTCGTGATTGAACATGACGACAAAAGCTTTATCGCGCCGCAGCTTCTCCTTGCCGTGCACTTTAACTACAACGCCTATTGAGAGCAGAATGAATCTCGCCATCAGGCGGACCATCCAATGGGTTCTCCTTGGCGAGAATAGAACGACTGTCGGAATCAGGATGAGCATGGCAACGGTAAAGGCGAGGAACCCCAGAGGATAGAGGAAGATGGAGGCAATGG
This is a stretch of genomic DNA from Candidatus Neomarinimicrobiota bacterium. It encodes these proteins:
- a CDS encoding methyltransferase domain-containing protein, whose translation is MKNEGTVYAVDVDSEMIGFVSDMAIDDRGYDAVRAVLAEYNDPLLPTGEIDLIFTCNTYHHMQNRSIYFHNIRKALRNEGRVAIIDFDNRNWLIKLLGHWTLRETVIDELEAAGFALQADHEFLDRQFLLIFTESE
- a CDS encoding redoxin domain-containing protein, with translation MVQLVLLSALLTVSSMADSVVQNEHEYSSIRISSHPAIKELINFPVTTPQGAKTGVLDKYEKSGYPDVLIISFMAAWCKNCHYEAPYVESIYREWHDRGLEMTMVAEYSPKDKWRDGFVKKHHLTIPYVYGEIPAKVKALRETTTHYRLRKLLDDKRGWGTPFHILIVCGNKDSVYFVTGEFMVEELEKFLSENLRSPHSGDR
- a CDS encoding haloacid dehalogenase-like hydrolase translates to MNESVKSRLILFDIDGTLLDPGTLARELMDEVVTDVVGQSPELQVTDVAGFTDPVIIRTALTKLGRTDGEISAIVDDILHQYLQRLRKKYPEYEKPRLYDDAMPLVTACKSRGWCVGLLSGNIREAAEVKLKRFGIWKEFAFGVFGDDAVSRDDLLWVAREHAWDTLAQAYTYDRMVLVGDTPNDARIADENGVSSLIVCRRPEWKRKIEEHNPTWLVNSFDNVGKIIEWFEEE
- a CDS encoding SDR family NAD(P)-dependent oxidoreductase translates to MKLDEMICVVTGASGATGSVIVEVLGEKCRAVVGVTRGVEVDWHSLGGNRFEVTANILNQTSVGFLVSEVLRHLDSFHVWINVVGGFNMGGSVEETESEDWPKMFDLNFISMLNCCRKTLPVFNAQQFGCIINFGSAVALNGMAQAAPYAVSKAAVVNLTKTIALEGKESGITANVIVPMIIDTPANRKAMPEADFSKWTPPVAVADAIVEIVKSGRSGGVIRV
- a CDS encoding lysophospholipid acyltransferase family protein codes for the protein MNALYLLIALTLILAGIAAIIIKRVEIHSEKTPESASGELGIGHTIASIFLYPLGFLAFTVAMLILIPTVVLFSPRRTHWMVRLMARFILLSIGVVVKVHGKEKLRRDKAFVVMFNHESIFDALLLGAVAYRYVTALGAAYQFELPLWGPLLKRWGIIPIPRKKLQEAMRSIDMAKETLQKGIPVYVSPEGTRTTTGRIREFKKGPFHLAREAGADILPMVFHGAFEIKRKTDWRLRPGVIRIDVGDFILHEDYQHMSMEELQAHVREQLRRMKGEIP